Proteins encoded by one window of Sulfurimonas lithotrophica:
- the miaB gene encoding tRNA (N6-isopentenyl adenosine(37)-C2)-methylthiotransferase MiaB, which translates to MNERDTEHMLAELNEKENFSQTGDFKEADLILINTCSVREKPVSKLFSELGIFNKKKKENAKIGVCGCTASHLGKDIIKRAPYVDFVLGARNVSKITEVLHKPKAVEVDINYDESEFAFKDFRTSLYKAYINISIGCDKQCTYCIVPKTRGEEISIPLNLIVDEANRAVNSGAKEIFLLGQNVNNYGRRFSGKHDKVNFTNLLQELSKIEGLKRIRFTSPHPFHMDDEFIEEFAKNPKICKSMHMPLQSGSTKVLKDMKRGYSKEWFLNRVEKLRSMVPDVSISTDIIVAFPGESDEDFNDTIDVMDKVKFDQIFSFKYSARPETEAEHFTNVVNPEIASQRLTFLQDLYTKHLDEKMASKLGNIYEVYFEDLNADGYVSGRSDNNLVIKAKGSEELLGKFRKVKVTSIGRSI; encoded by the coding sequence ATGAATGAGCGTGATACCGAACATATGTTGGCAGAGTTAAATGAAAAAGAAAATTTTTCACAAACAGGTGACTTTAAAGAAGCAGATTTAATTCTTATTAATACCTGTTCGGTTAGAGAAAAACCGGTCTCAAAGCTTTTTTCGGAACTCGGCATTTTTAACAAAAAGAAAAAAGAAAATGCTAAGATAGGTGTATGCGGTTGTACGGCATCTCACTTGGGAAAAGATATTATTAAACGTGCACCTTATGTAGATTTTGTCCTAGGGGCTAGAAATGTAAGTAAGATAACAGAAGTTTTACATAAGCCAAAAGCAGTAGAAGTCGATATAAATTATGATGAGAGCGAATTTGCTTTTAAAGATTTTAGAACATCCCTTTATAAAGCCTATATAAATATCTCTATTGGTTGTGATAAACAGTGTACATACTGTATCGTTCCTAAAACACGCGGTGAAGAGATTAGTATCCCTTTAAACCTGATTGTTGATGAGGCAAACCGTGCAGTTAACAGTGGAGCAAAAGAGATATTTTTACTTGGTCAAAATGTAAATAACTACGGTCGCCGTTTTAGCGGTAAACATGACAAAGTCAACTTTACTAATCTTTTACAGGAACTCTCAAAAATAGAAGGATTAAAACGTATCCGTTTTACATCTCCGCATCCGTTTCATATGGATGATGAGTTTATTGAAGAGTTTGCAAAAAATCCAAAAATATGTAAATCTATGCATATGCCGCTTCAAAGCGGAAGTACAAAAGTACTAAAAGATATGAAACGCGGTTACTCTAAAGAGTGGTTTCTAAACCGTGTAGAAAAACTTCGTTCAATGGTACCTGATGTCAGCATCTCCACCGATATAATCGTGGCATTTCCGGGTGAGAGCGATGAAGATTTTAACGATACTATAGATGTTATGGATAAAGTAAAGTTTGATCAGATATTTTCTTTTAAATATTCAGCCCGTCCGGAAACGGAAGCTGAGCATTTTACAAATGTAGTTAATCCTGAGATCGCTTCACAGAGGCTTACATTTTTACAAGACTTATATACCAAGCATCTGGATGAAAAGATGGCTTCTAAGCTTGGAAATATTTATGAAGTATATTTTGAAGATTTAAATGCCGATGGTTATGTAAGCGGTAGAAGTGATAATAATCTGGTAATAAAAGCTAAAGGAAGTGAAGAACTTTTAGGTAAATTTAGAAAGGTTAAAGTTACTTCAATAGGTAGGAGTATTTAA
- a CDS encoding lysophospholipid acyltransferase family protein gives MKLLTKQQKRSLALLIIPFIGSLIIRFLYFTNKKKFHAPDTLTDESFIMACWHGELLMIPYAYLRYKEIPSVKLFISEHFDGELIAKTLGFFGFGTIRGSTTRGGAKALIQAIKEIKSGSDIGITPDGPKGPRHQVHDGIIAIAQKTKKKIVLVEIKPSKYWQLKSWDKFIVPKPFGELNYFISEPIDVSELEFEEARKLIKEGLLSHEH, from the coding sequence GTGAAATTGTTAACTAAGCAACAAAAAAGGTCACTTGCCCTTTTAATTATACCGTTTATCGGATCTTTAATAATAAGGTTTTTATATTTTACCAATAAAAAAAAGTTTCATGCACCTGATACTCTTACGGATGAGAGTTTTATTATGGCATGTTGGCACGGGGAGTTGTTGATGATTCCGTATGCTTATCTGCGTTATAAAGAAATACCGAGTGTCAAACTTTTTATATCTGAACATTTTGACGGTGAACTAATAGCAAAGACACTCGGTTTTTTTGGTTTTGGGACGATTCGAGGTTCTACAACACGCGGTGGTGCAAAAGCTTTAATCCAAGCTATAAAAGAGATAAAGAGCGGTTCCGACATAGGAATTACACCAGATGGTCCAAAAGGTCCTAGACATCAAGTACATGATGGTATAATAGCAATAGCACAAAAAACCAAGAAAAAAATAGTACTTGTTGAAATTAAACCGAGTAAGTATTGGCAATTAAAATCTTGGGATAAGTTTATAGTTCCAAAACCTTTTGGAGAGTTAAACTATTTTATATCTGAGCCGATAGATGTAAGCGAGTTAGAATTTGAAGAGGCAAGAAAACTTATAAAAGAAGGATTACTAAGTCATGAACACTAA
- a CDS encoding site-specific integrase — translation MKKLIDKKRKDFCEYLENIRGYSDLSIKTYNDAIREALSYIEILEENGEIIFDLMPFRLKISELNSKTISKKLSAIRSFSEYLNEKGMKIVLKSDSSVKVAKTLPKPISHKHIVEALSFADEQESLVVSLLYTLGLRISELEKLKLEDISEGWVRVL, via the coding sequence TTGAAAAAGTTAATAGATAAAAAACGCAAAGATTTCTGTGAATATTTGGAAAATATTCGCGGTTATTCCGATCTTAGTATTAAAACTTATAATGATGCAATAAGAGAAGCATTGTCGTATATAGAAATTTTAGAAGAAAACGGTGAAATTATCTTTGACTTGATGCCCTTCAGATTAAAAATATCAGAATTAAATTCAAAAACAATATCAAAAAAATTATCGGCTATACGTTCATTTAGCGAGTATCTAAATGAAAAAGGAATGAAAATTGTTTTAAAATCAGACAGTAGTGTTAAAGTTGCAAAAACTTTACCAAAGCCTATCTCTCACAAACACATAGTTGAGGCACTTTCTTTTGCTGATGAACAAGAGAGTTTGGTAGTAAGTCTTCTTTACACCTTAGGTCTTCGTATATCTGAGCTAGAAAAATTAAAACTAGAAGATATAAGCGAGGGTTGGGTAAGAGTGTTGTAA
- a CDS encoding tyrosine-type recombinase/integrase produces MKNIKDDIDSYIQNNNPKVFLFEKNDEALSQNSLRYIIAKVFKRINLKVSPHQLRHSYATELLNANAPIADVSELLGHSSMATTQIYTKLGSALKKQNYNNSHPLCGVNSAE; encoded by the coding sequence TTGAAAAATATAAAAGACGATATTGATTCTTATATACAAAATAATAATCCTAAAGTGTTTCTTTTTGAGAAAAATGATGAAGCTTTAAGCCAAAACTCACTAAGATATATTATTGCTAAAGTTTTTAAAAGGATAAATTTGAAGGTAAGCCCGCATCAGTTGCGCCATTCTTATGCTACGGAATTATTAAATGCCAATGCTCCTATAGCTGATGTAAGTGAACTTCTAGGTCATTCATCTATGGCAACTACTCAGATTTATACAAAATTAGGTTCGGCTCTTAAAAAACAAAACTATAATAATTCACATCCTCTTTGCGGAGTAAATAGTGCTGAGTAA
- the tilS gene encoding tRNA lysidine(34) synthetase TilS, whose product MLKSDVLEHLKSSKNLLAFSAGVDSSALLCLLLDANIKFDIAIVDYGLRVQSKDEVAYAKELADKYNIKCFIHKAEKIDTNFEASARKIRYDFFESLIQDNGYDNLLTAHHLGDRFEWMLMQFCKGAGCAELSGMKSVQNKKNYKLIRPLLHLDKSELLEYLKNNKIKYFEDKSNFDESYTRNSFRHGYTNPLISEHLDGIKKSFEYIDADIDALIIETDLNVKNDFAYFISTKNKRSDIYAIDKYLKSQNYMLSANERELLKTNNTLVVGRKFVVNFHKEYIFIAPYIDKDTKMSKEFKERMRKLKIEPKLRAYFYNHLEVFESLELE is encoded by the coding sequence ATGCTAAAAAGTGACGTTTTAGAACATCTAAAATCCTCTAAAAACCTTTTAGCATTTTCCGCAGGAGTTGACTCAAGCGCACTTCTTTGTTTACTTTTAGATGCAAATATAAAGTTTGATATAGCTATCGTAGATTACGGCTTAAGAGTACAAAGTAAAGATGAAGTAGCTTATGCTAAAGAGCTTGCAGATAAATATAATATTAAATGTTTTATTCACAAAGCTGAAAAAATAGATACGAACTTTGAAGCATCTGCAAGGAAGATTCGTTACGATTTTTTTGAGAGTCTGATACAAGATAATGGCTATGACAATCTTCTTACGGCTCATCATTTAGGCGATAGATTTGAGTGGATGCTTATGCAGTTTTGCAAGGGTGCAGGCTGTGCAGAACTAAGTGGCATGAAGAGTGTTCAAAATAAGAAAAACTATAAGCTTATCCGTCCACTTTTGCATTTAGACAAAAGTGAGCTTTTAGAGTATCTAAAAAATAATAAGATTAAATATTTTGAGGACAAAAGTAACTTCGATGAGAGTTATACAAGAAACAGTTTCAGACATGGATATACAAATCCTTTAATTTCAGAGCATCTAGATGGAATCAAAAAAAGTTTTGAATATATAGATGCCGATATAGATGCACTTATTATAGAAACCGATTTAAATGTAAAAAATGATTTTGCCTATTTTATATCTACAAAAAACAAGCGCTCAGATATATATGCAATTGATAAGTATTTAAAATCACAAAACTATATGTTAAGTGCGAATGAGAGAGAGCTTTTAAAGACAAATAATACTTTAGTAGTCGGAAGAAAATTTGTAGTTAATTTTCACAAAGAGTATATATTTATAGCACCATATATAGATAAAGATACAAAAATGTCAAAAGAGTTTAAAGAAAGAATGAGAAAACTTAAAATAGAGCCAAAACTAAGAGCTTATTTCTATAATCACTTAGAAGTATTTGAATCTTTAGAGTTAGAATAA
- the rimO gene encoding 30S ribosomal protein S12 methylthiotransferase RimO, whose translation MGNKLHVVSLGCNKNLVDTEVMMGRLKNFSLTDDNADADVIIVNTCGFIDAAKEESVNTILNLHDARKEDSILVVAGCLSERYREELAEEMPEVDIFTGVGDYERIDELLAAKESRFSDEVYLIDGAERVVTGSTYHAYIKLSEGCNQACSFCAIPSFKGKLNSRSLDSIAKEVESLVKQGYYDFSFISQDSSSYLRDQNIQDGLSLLIQRIELIEGVKSARILYLYPSTTTIKLLQNIGRSKIFHNYFDMPIQHINDDMLRIMKRGFGKDKTIELLDYMKSLPNSFIRTSFIVGHPGETSEMFEEMKEFAENFGFDRINIFEYSDEETTFAYDMKDKKIDKEIIHDRAEILAEVKAEVLQKSLMAEIGKEVELVIDGESDEHEFLLSAKELIWAPDIDGEIYVNDRTDDEAELEFGKVYKAKITSVVGDILTATVDNSK comes from the coding sequence ATGGGCAATAAACTCCACGTAGTCTCTTTAGGCTGTAATAAAAATCTTGTTGACACGGAAGTTATGATGGGAAGATTAAAAAACTTTTCTTTAACTGATGACAATGCAGATGCAGATGTAATAATAGTAAATACTTGTGGCTTTATAGATGCAGCAAAAGAGGAGTCCGTAAATACAATTTTAAACCTTCACGATGCAAGAAAAGAAGACAGCATTTTGGTTGTTGCAGGATGTTTAAGTGAACGTTACCGTGAAGAACTGGCAGAAGAGATGCCAGAAGTCGATATATTTACGGGAGTTGGAGATTATGAGAGGATTGATGAGCTTTTAGCTGCAAAAGAGAGCAGATTCAGCGATGAAGTTTATCTGATTGACGGAGCTGAACGTGTAGTAACCGGTTCAACTTACCATGCATATATAAAGCTATCCGAAGGGTGTAATCAGGCTTGTAGTTTTTGTGCCATACCTTCATTTAAAGGTAAACTAAACTCTCGTTCACTTGATTCTATTGCCAAAGAAGTCGAGTCTCTTGTCAAACAGGGATACTATGATTTTTCTTTTATCTCTCAAGACTCTTCATCTTACCTGCGTGATCAGAATATTCAAGACGGGCTTTCACTGTTAATTCAAAGAATAGAGCTGATAGAGGGCGTAAAAAGTGCAAGAATTTTATACCTATATCCATCGACTACAACTATAAAACTACTTCAAAATATTGGTAGGTCAAAAATTTTCCATAACTATTTTGACATGCCGATACAGCATATAAATGATGATATGCTTCGCATCATGAAACGTGGTTTTGGAAAAGATAAGACCATTGAACTGCTTGATTATATGAAATCACTTCCAAACTCGTTTATCCGCACAAGTTTTATAGTAGGGCATCCCGGTGAAACAAGTGAGATGTTTGAAGAGATGAAAGAGTTTGCAGAAAACTTCGGTTTTGATAGAATAAATATATTTGAATACTCTGATGAAGAAACGACTTTCGCATACGATATGAAAGATAAAAAAATAGATAAAGAGATTATCCATGATAGAGCAGAGATCTTAGCCGAAGTAAAAGCAGAAGTTTTACAAAAATCTCTTATGGCAGAAATCGGCAAGGAAGTAGAGTTAGTGATTGACGGAGAGAGTGATGAACATGAGTTTTTACTCTCTGCAAAAGAGCTTATCTGGGCACCTGATATTGACGGTGAGATATATGTAAACGATAGAACCGACGATGAAGCTGAGCTTGAATTTGGAAAAGTTTATAAAGCCAAAATCACTTCTGTTGTAGGAGATATCCTCACTGCTACGGTTGATAATTCAAAATAG
- a CDS encoding NAD(P)/FAD-dependent oxidoreductase, producing MKIYDIVILGGGASSLMCAAHLNKSLNVAIIDANDKLAKKLKISGGGKCNITNKYVDVRNFDGDADLVKSVLERFDRDDMLQFLSNNKIELELRKNRYYFCKKSSDDIINVLKKKSSFAKVHLNTKVLDVKKSDEIFEINTDKGVFKTNSLVVATGGESFKNIGASDIGLQIAKSFDIEVKNFTPALAGLTVQKEQFWMKELSGLSCYVNIKVNDRVIKEEMLFAHKGISGPAVLSASLYWRKGDISIDFLPNENIPDLIKGSKKLISSVIPLPKRLSKALLEAIYVKDTECKKVDAKTKEKLLRLHNYSFAPAGNFGFSKAEVSKGGIISNELNFVTFESKKVKKLYFIGEVVDVTGELGGYNFQWAFGSGMICAKNINYN from the coding sequence ATGAAAATATATGACATAGTTATTTTAGGCGGCGGTGCAAGTTCCCTTATGTGTGCGGCACATTTAAACAAATCATTAAATGTTGCAATAATAGATGCAAATGATAAATTAGCCAAAAAATTGAAAATATCCGGCGGTGGAAAGTGCAATATAACCAACAAGTATGTGGATGTACGAAATTTTGACGGCGATGCAGATTTGGTTAAAAGTGTACTTGAGAGGTTTGACAGGGATGATATGTTGCAGTTCTTGAGTAATAATAAAATAGAGCTTGAACTCAGAAAAAACAGATATTATTTTTGTAAAAAGTCTTCAGACGATATTATAAATGTTCTAAAGAAAAAATCATCTTTTGCAAAGGTGCATCTAAACACTAAAGTTTTAGATGTAAAAAAGAGTGATGAAATATTTGAAATAAATACAGACAAGGGTGTTTTTAAAACCAATTCTCTTGTTGTAGCAACTGGTGGTGAGAGTTTTAAAAATATAGGTGCAAGCGATATCGGACTTCAAATAGCTAAAAGTTTTGATATAGAAGTAAAAAATTTCACTCCCGCTCTTGCAGGACTTACAGTGCAAAAAGAGCAGTTTTGGATGAAAGAGCTTAGCGGGCTTTCATGCTACGTAAATATAAAGGTAAATGACAGAGTTATAAAAGAAGAGATGCTTTTTGCCCATAAGGGAATAAGTGGACCTGCTGTCTTGTCTGCATCTTTATACTGGAGAAAAGGAGATATCTCTATAGACTTTTTACCAAATGAAAATATACCGGATTTGATTAAGGGCAGCAAAAAACTTATATCTTCCGTTATACCATTGCCTAAAAGACTATCTAAAGCCCTTTTAGAAGCAATATATGTAAAAGATACAGAGTGTAAAAAAGTAGATGCCAAAACTAAAGAAAAACTATTAAGATTGCATAACTACTCTTTCGCACCTGCAGGAAATTTTGGTTTTTCTAAAGCAGAGGTTTCCAAAGGTGGTATAATTAGTAATGAATTAAATTTTGTTACTTTTGAGTCAAAAAAAGTTAAAAAACTTTATTTTATCGGTGAAGTGGTCGATGTTACAGGCGAGCTTGGCGGATATAATTTTCAATGGGCTTTTGGCAGTGGTATGATTTGTGCTAAGAATATTAATTATAATTAG
- a CDS encoding outer membrane beta-barrel protein, which translates to MTDRLKKLLVAVLFAASASYAGSNDYTYDSSSLVAIEGGFTSMEVKNPSNLVTKDDFGTVGLKIGAQTRNVRMFVSFRNGFIDDDNYNYDYFYMYGAELQYLFNFSTSANFFIGASAGRISLRFDDATLNQRDYATNYTGGDLGFNIHMNENFDFELGARFINLLDSEHTLSGVKYTFDDITMGYMSIIFKYQMD; encoded by the coding sequence ATGACAGATAGATTAAAAAAATTATTAGTTGCAGTTTTATTTGCAGCCAGTGCATCTTATGCAGGTTCAAATGATTATACATATGATTCAAGCTCTTTAGTTGCTATTGAAGGCGGATTTACTTCTATGGAAGTAAAAAATCCTAGTAATCTTGTTACAAAAGATGATTTTGGAACTGTTGGATTAAAGATAGGTGCACAAACTCGTAATGTAAGAATGTTTGTATCTTTTAGAAATGGATTTATAGATGATGATAATTACAATTATGATTATTTTTATATGTATGGAGCTGAACTTCAATATTTATTTAATTTTTCAACATCTGCAAACTTTTTTATAGGTGCAAGTGCAGGACGTATAAGCTTAAGATTTGATGATGCTACCTTAAATCAACGTGATTATGCAACTAATTATACAGGTGGAGATTTAGGCTTTAATATACATATGAATGAAAATTTTGATTTTGAACTTGGCGCAAGGTTTATTAACTTATTAGATTCAGAACATACATTAAGTGGTGTTAAGTATACATTTGATGATATTACTATGGGTTATATGAGTATAATATTTAAATATCAGATGGATTAA
- the pckA gene encoding phosphoenolpyruvate carboxykinase (ATP), with amino-acid sequence MNVAELENIGLKNVGEVFHNLSYDELIEHEVNNKECAVTKKGATAVDTGIFTGRSPKDKYFVERDPSNKYIAWGDVNQKVSAEIFDELLEVAQKQLSGKNLYVTDVFCGSSAASKRSVRFISEIAWQSHFVKNMFIRPSSAELEVFKEDFVVLNACKAVNEKWEEHGMNSEVFVLFDVERNMAIIGGTWYGGEMKKGIFSMMNYWLPLEGKLPMHCSANVGAEGDTALFFGLSGTGKTTLSTDPKRALIGDDEHGWDNHGVFNFEGGCYAKVINLDEKSEPEIYGAIKTNALLENVVMYGEGEVDYEDSTKTENTRVSYPIEHIVNHKPDLMAGHPQNIIFLTADAFGVLPPVSKLTRDQAMYYFLSGYTAKVAGTERGITEPVATFSACFGEAFLPLHPTVYAKLLGEKIDKHNVNVYLVNTGWTGGKYGVGHRMSIKDTRACINAILDGSINESEFDTTKTFRLQVPKTLGDINPDILNPRNAWADKDEFDRTRDELAEMFVENYKRYKDGNEDYSPYGPIIGS; translated from the coding sequence ATGAATGTTGCAGAATTAGAAAATATTGGTTTAAAAAATGTCGGTGAAGTCTTTCATAACCTAAGTTATGATGAACTTATCGAACATGAAGTAAACAATAAAGAGTGTGCAGTCACTAAAAAAGGTGCGACTGCTGTTGATACGGGAATCTTTACAGGACGTAGCCCAAAAGATAAATATTTTGTAGAACGTGACCCGTCTAATAAATACATAGCTTGGGGTGATGTAAACCAAAAAGTTTCTGCTGAAATATTTGATGAATTATTAGAAGTAGCGCAGAAACAATTATCCGGAAAAAATTTATATGTTACTGATGTATTTTGCGGTTCATCTGCTGCATCTAAACGCTCAGTTCGTTTTATATCTGAAATCGCTTGGCAATCTCACTTTGTAAAAAATATGTTTATTCGTCCAAGTTCTGCAGAACTTGAAGTATTTAAAGAAGATTTTGTTGTTTTAAATGCATGTAAAGCGGTAAATGAGAAGTGGGAAGAACACGGAATGAATTCTGAAGTTTTTGTTCTTTTTGATGTTGAGAGAAATATGGCAATTATCGGCGGTACTTGGTACGGTGGTGAGATGAAAAAAGGAATTTTTTCTATGATGAACTACTGGTTGCCATTAGAAGGAAAACTACCGATGCACTGTTCTGCAAATGTTGGAGCTGAGGGAGATACAGCACTTTTCTTTGGTTTGAGCGGTACAGGAAAAACTACTCTTAGTACTGACCCAAAACGTGCTCTAATCGGTGATGATGAGCATGGTTGGGATAATCACGGTGTATTTAACTTTGAAGGCGGATGCTATGCTAAAGTTATTAACCTTGATGAGAAAAGTGAGCCTGAAATCTATGGAGCTATTAAAACTAACGCATTATTAGAAAACGTTGTAATGTACGGTGAAGGTGAAGTGGATTATGAAGACTCAACTAAAACTGAAAATACACGTGTATCTTACCCGATAGAACATATTGTAAATCATAAACCTGATTTAATGGCGGGGCATCCTCAAAACATTATATTTTTAACTGCGGATGCGTTTGGTGTATTGCCTCCGGTATCAAAACTAACTCGTGATCAGGCAATGTACTACTTCTTAAGCGGATATACCGCTAAAGTTGCAGGAACGGAGCGTGGTATTACTGAGCCTGTTGCAACTTTCTCCGCTTGTTTCGGGGAGGCTTTTTTACCTCTTCATCCAACTGTTTACGCAAAACTTCTTGGTGAAAAAATCGATAAACATAATGTAAACGTATATCTTGTAAACACTGGTTGGACCGGTGGTAAATACGGTGTTGGACATAGAATGAGCATCAAAGATACTCGTGCTTGTATTAATGCTATATTAGACGGAAGTATCAATGAAAGTGAATTTGATACTACTAAAACTTTCCGCCTACAAGTTCCAAAAACTTTAGGAGATATTAATCCTGATATTCTAAATCCACGTAATGCATGGGCTGATAAAGATGAGTTTGACAGAACTCGTGACGAATTAGCTGAGATGTTTGTTGAAAACTATAAACGTTACAAAGATGGGAATGAAGATTATTCCCCATATGGACCAATAATAGGTTCTTAA
- a CDS encoding DedA family protein, with protein sequence MEDTFSNLATYGYIGLFLYSLGGGFVALLGAGVLSYMGKMDLTTSLFIAFIANALGDVMLFYMARYQKSMMMDGLRKHRRKLALSHALMKKYGSWIILFQKFVYGIKTLIPIAIGLTKYDFKKFAILNFFSAGVWALVVGLGAYYSGAPLIKLAELIGEKPWIAPLLLVTFGGLLWLYMEKATKKKVKK encoded by the coding sequence TTGGAAGATACATTTAGTAATTTAGCAACATACGGATATATAGGGCTTTTTTTATACTCCCTTGGTGGTGGTTTTGTAGCACTACTTGGCGCAGGAGTACTCTCTTATATGGGAAAAATGGATTTAACAACCTCGCTGTTTATAGCATTTATAGCAAATGCTCTTGGAGATGTTATGCTTTTTTATATGGCAAGATACCAAAAATCTATGATGATGGATGGACTTCGCAAACACAGACGTAAATTAGCACTCTCACATGCATTGATGAAAAAATACGGTTCTTGGATTATTTTATTTCAAAAATTTGTATATGGTATAAAGACACTTATCCCTATTGCTATAGGACTTACGAAATACGATTTTAAAAAGTTTGCAATACTTAACTTTTTCTCTGCAGGAGTTTGGGCTTTAGTAGTTGGACTAGGTGCTTACTATTCAGGTGCACCTCTTATAAAACTAGCTGAACTCATAGGTGAAAAACCTTGGATAGCACCACTTCTTCTTGTAACGTTTGGCGGACTTTTATGGCTGTATATGGAAAAAGCTACTAAGAAAAAAGTAAAAAAATAG